TCCGTAATGGCTCACCATTATCGAGCTTCACATCTTTGACCGCGTTGGAAAAATCCATCAGGTGCTCAGAGATACCCACGTCGTATTTTGGGAAAATCATCACGTAGCCGGTGTCTTTGCCTTCAGCGTCTTCAAACTTACGCCGGATTTCCTTAGGCAGATCCATTTTACTGAAGGGCTTGGCCTTGCTCATTTTCTTGAACTCACGCAAGTCTTTGCGCTGGTCTTTCTCTACCCAGCTCGAGCGAATCTTCTTAGCGACCTTGCGAATCTCTTCGATGACCACGGCTTTTTCAGCTTGGCCTTTTGGCACCATGTCGGAGCTGGCGGCAACAAACTCAATGGGGGAGTCGTCCTCTGATTGGATTTTATCTTTAAGGGCTTTTGCAATGGCTGCCTCTTGAGCAGGGGTTGCTGGAAGCGCCAGGATGGGTGTTGCGGCATGGCCTAGAAGGTCGTTGATCACATCATCCATCATAAAAGACGGAAGGTCGCGGGCTACCAAGGTGCCGCTGTCGCCATTGAATGTAGCGTGCTGCGTGCCCCAATAGGCAAGGATGGTAATGAGCAATGCAACGAAAGCTACGGGCTTAGCGTTGGCCTCCAGCATCCGGCTGTAGCGCGATGGCCCATGAGATTGAAGCTGGCGTGGTTTCCAGCCGCCTCGGATAAAGAGCGAAAGTAGAACGGGAAGAACCGTGAGGTAGGAGAGTACCATGAGCACCATACCGCCGGCGGCGATGATACCGAATTCATGAAAGGCGCGAAATTCGGAGATGCTAAGGCCCCCAAAGGCTACTGT
The genomic region above belongs to Deltaproteobacteria bacterium and contains:
- a CDS encoding MMPL family transporter, producing the protein ARFESEWDNQRSGEDIVAITFGNTGKAVVMAGVTTTVAFGGLSISEFRAFHEFGIIAAGGMVLMVLSYLTVLPVLLSLFIRGGWKPRQLQSHGPSRYSRMLEANAKPVAFVALLITILAYWGTQHATFNGDSGTLVARDLPSFMMDDVINDLLGHAATPILALPATPAQEAAIAKALKDKIQSEDDSPIEFVAASSDMVPKGQAEKAVVIEEIRKVAKKIRSSWVEKDQRKDLREFKKMSKAKPFSKMDLPKEIRRKFEDAEGKDTGYVMIFPKYDVGISEHLMDFSNAVKDVKLDNGEPLRIAGEHMILADIFRMVMLESGPVILFTLVMVLLTLLLLLGNIPAALLGIVPACFTMLCVLGLIPVSPINVNFMNVCMLPALFGISVDGGVHLVARVREGAPLSSVIDETGRAIGAALVTTALGFFALMLGNHRGMQMLGHLSVAGLAVNLIACLVLFPAVLHLASKWMVRRES